Proteins encoded by one window of Cellvibrio sp. KY-GH-1:
- a CDS encoding helix-turn-helix domain-containing protein encodes MILKELRISRHLSQEQLAQMSGLNVRTIQRIESGHKASVESLKCIAAVLEVDIQTLTQERVMMDKNSDVWKNLPLWLKWWFFINYFTFKPTRKSTIRGMVFCHFFGFLLCAVAWIDPKALPGGLVLLVTAYFFHFLAWQGDKYGVWYDKPDDSPA; translated from the coding sequence ATGATTCTTAAGGAACTACGCATTAGTCGTCATCTCTCGCAGGAGCAGTTGGCCCAGATGTCAGGCTTAAATGTAAGAACCATTCAACGGATTGAAAGTGGCCATAAGGCCAGTGTGGAATCTTTGAAATGCATCGCCGCTGTACTTGAAGTGGATATTCAAACCCTAACCCAGGAGCGCGTGATGATGGATAAAAACTCTGATGTTTGGAAAAACCTACCGTTGTGGTTGAAATGGTGGTTTTTTATAAATTACTTCACCTTTAAACCTACGCGAAAATCGACGATTCGCGGTATGGTCTTTTGTCATTTCTTTGGTTTTTTGCTCTGTGCAGTTGCGTGGATTGACCCGAAAGCGTTGCCTGGTGGATTGGTGTTATTGGTCACCGCGTACTTTTTCCATTTTTTAGCCTGGCAAGGGGATAAATACGGCGTTTGGTACGATAAGCCGGACGATAGTCCGGCCTAG
- a CDS encoding DUF2058 domain-containing protein — MASLQDQLLKAGLIDAKKAKQANKEKRKETNVARRSNEEKVDEIKQSAEQARLEKAERDRELNRQRDLELQQKAIAAQIKQLIENHRQKKGAGENDVEYNFTHGKLIKKIRVSKTVQEQIVRGVLAVVQLGEGYELVPRIVADKIAQRDEGAVVVANTKTTQQVEEDDPYKDYVIPDDLMW, encoded by the coding sequence ATGGCATCACTACAGGACCAGCTCCTTAAAGCGGGATTAATTGACGCGAAGAAAGCCAAGCAGGCCAACAAAGAAAAGCGTAAAGAAACCAACGTTGCGCGCCGCTCCAACGAAGAAAAAGTGGACGAAATAAAGCAATCTGCAGAGCAAGCGCGTCTGGAGAAAGCAGAGCGCGACCGGGAGTTGAATCGCCAACGGGATTTGGAATTACAGCAAAAAGCTATCGCTGCGCAAATCAAGCAGCTGATTGAAAATCATCGCCAGAAAAAGGGCGCTGGCGAGAATGATGTTGAATACAATTTCACGCACGGTAAGTTGATAAAAAAAATACGTGTGTCAAAAACTGTGCAGGAACAAATTGTGCGGGGCGTTTTGGCGGTGGTTCAACTCGGCGAGGGCTACGAACTGGTGCCGCGCATTGTTGCCGATAAAATCGCTCAGCGCGATGAAGGAGCCGTGGTGGTAGCCAACACCAAAACTACCCAGCAGGTGGAAGAAGATGATCCTTATAAGGATTATGTAATCCCCGACGATTTGATGTGGTAA
- a CDS encoding cryptochrome/photolyase family protein, with protein MGEGLGASALLLEGLWERSPHARGIPMKPIRNLCLILGDQLNSDSLLFDGFDPNQDLLWMAEVAEESQHVMSNKQRSVMFLSAMRHFAQELHARQLPLNYYFLQQGFGRFVDALGDCLSHYTPRRLRVVLPGEYRVLQQLKAFAADRGLPLEVLPDNHFIAKPGEFTAWQQGKRQLRMEYWYRQLRKRTGILMHGGVPVGGDWNYDQENRAAFGPRGPGFREPELMFVADEITREVQSRVDENFPGHPGKILSFGWPVTRLHALQLLEFFIHHQLPLFGTYQDAMWTQEPWLHHSRLSAALNLKLLSPWEVIRAAEQAYKEGQVPLNAAEGFIRQILGWREYVRGLYWSFMPDWLQMNALDAQNNLPDFYWTGAVDMNCLAQSLGQVLEHGYGHHIQRLMVTGLFALLWQTQPRQVHSWYLAMYVDAVEWVELPNVLGMSQYADAGIMASKPYIATGRYIAKMSNYCDQCCYKPDDAETDKACPFTTLYWEFLARHRQRFAHHPRLALQVKHLDAQSEAKRSAITERAKAIRARYPASGYP; from the coding sequence ATGGGAGAGGGATTGGGCGCAAGTGCGTTATTGCTCGAAGGCTTGTGGGAGCGCAGCCCGCACGCGCGGGGTATCCCGATGAAACCGATTCGTAATCTTTGCTTGATTTTGGGTGACCAACTCAATAGCGACAGCCTTCTGTTTGACGGGTTCGATCCGAACCAGGATCTGTTATGGATGGCCGAGGTCGCTGAGGAGAGCCAACATGTAATGTCGAATAAGCAGCGCAGCGTGATGTTTTTGTCTGCCATGCGCCACTTTGCGCAGGAGCTGCATGCCCGCCAACTTCCCTTAAATTACTACTTTCTGCAGCAGGGGTTTGGGCGGTTTGTCGATGCACTTGGCGATTGTTTGAGCCACTACACGCCGCGGCGTTTGCGGGTAGTGTTGCCCGGGGAATACCGCGTGTTGCAACAGTTGAAAGCCTTCGCGGCAGATAGAGGATTGCCCCTAGAGGTATTGCCAGATAACCACTTTATTGCCAAACCAGGCGAGTTTACCGCGTGGCAACAGGGAAAACGGCAGCTGCGCATGGAATATTGGTATCGCCAATTACGCAAACGTACCGGTATTTTGATGCATGGTGGCGTACCTGTAGGCGGGGATTGGAATTACGATCAGGAGAATCGCGCCGCCTTTGGTCCGCGCGGCCCTGGTTTCAGGGAGCCGGAGTTGATGTTTGTTGCCGATGAGATAACGCGCGAGGTTCAATCGCGGGTAGACGAAAACTTTCCAGGTCATCCGGGGAAAATACTCAGTTTCGGTTGGCCCGTGACTCGCTTACACGCCCTGCAATTATTGGAATTTTTCATTCATCATCAACTGCCGCTATTTGGAACTTATCAGGATGCGATGTGGACGCAGGAGCCCTGGTTGCATCACTCGCGCTTGTCGGCGGCGCTTAACCTGAAACTCTTATCGCCGTGGGAAGTAATCAGGGCGGCCGAGCAAGCCTATAAAGAGGGCCAGGTACCGTTAAACGCAGCGGAAGGTTTTATTCGTCAGATCCTCGGTTGGCGTGAGTATGTGCGTGGGCTTTACTGGAGTTTTATGCCGGATTGGTTGCAAATGAATGCGCTCGATGCCCAAAACAACCTGCCGGATTTTTATTGGACCGGCGCGGTGGATATGAATTGCCTCGCCCAAAGTCTTGGTCAAGTGTTGGAGCATGGCTACGGTCATCACATTCAGCGCTTGATGGTCACGGGTTTATTCGCCCTCTTGTGGCAAACCCAGCCGCGCCAAGTACATAGTTGGTATCTCGCAATGTATGTAGATGCCGTCGAGTGGGTTGAATTGCCTAATGTTTTGGGGATGAGTCAATACGCTGATGCTGGCATAATGGCGTCCAAGCCCTATATAGCAACTGGTCGATACATCGCAAAAATGAGCAACTATTGCGATCAGTGCTGTTACAAGCCGGATGATGCTGAAACCGACAAAGCCTGCCCATTTACTACCTTATATTGGGAGTTTCTTGCGCGACATCGCCAGCGCTTTGCGCATCACCCGCGTTTGGCGTTGCAGGTAAAACATCTGGATGCACAGAGCGAGGCAAAACGTAGCGCGATTACCGAGCGAGCCAAGGCGATAAGGGCAAGGTATCCCGCCAGCGGGTACCCATAA
- a CDS encoding DUF2256 domain-containing protein, whose product MRIYGLSQSRSSEMKKENLPQKICIYCQRPFSWRKKWERDWAQVRYCSKACGSAARTRGVSR is encoded by the coding sequence ATGCGTATTTATGGATTATCTCAATCGCGATCTTCTGAAATGAAAAAAGAAAATCTTCCTCAAAAAATATGCATCTACTGTCAGCGGCCTTTTTCATGGAGAAAGAAATGGGAGAGGGATTGGGCGCAAGTGCGTTATTGCTCGAAGGCTTGTGGGAGCGCAGCCCGCACGCGCGGGGTATCCCGATGA
- the earP gene encoding elongation factor P maturation arginine rhamnosyltransferase EarP → MHSLNPKSWDIFCRVIDNYGDIGVCWRLARQLANEYQQQVRLWVDDLEALIRIWPDALPLDHQQLANVEVRQWPVAFPADTAVAQVVIEAFACDIPDAYLEAMAKHKRAGSAPLWINLEYLSAETWVEECHGMTSIHPSTGLKKTFFFPGFTAKTGGLLREQHLISDRDNFDKRLFLKQLSITQRENTLLISLFAYENSAVGSLLDGWINSPLPIHCLVPHGKILTSINLHTGIELAPNKPFIQGNLRLEVIPFLTQLQYDQLLWICDINFVRGEDSFVRAQWAGKPFVWHIYPQEEQAHLVKLDAFLDKLLAGQNQEFASQIRETWHHWNESKAMRDYWPELLAHFSEWQQACKDWHQLLTQQPDLASQLLTLADKPAL, encoded by the coding sequence ATGCACTCACTTAATCCAAAATCCTGGGATATTTTTTGCCGTGTTATCGATAACTATGGCGATATTGGCGTTTGCTGGCGCCTTGCCCGCCAATTAGCAAACGAGTACCAGCAACAGGTTCGCCTCTGGGTGGATGATTTGGAAGCGCTCATTCGCATCTGGCCGGATGCCCTTCCGCTGGATCACCAGCAACTAGCTAATGTAGAAGTTCGTCAATGGCCAGTCGCATTTCCTGCGGATACCGCTGTTGCCCAGGTCGTGATCGAGGCTTTTGCCTGCGATATTCCCGATGCTTACTTGGAGGCCATGGCAAAACACAAACGTGCAGGCTCAGCGCCGCTGTGGATCAATCTGGAATACCTTAGTGCTGAGACCTGGGTGGAGGAGTGCCATGGAATGACGTCAATACATCCCTCCACCGGTCTGAAGAAGACCTTCTTTTTCCCCGGATTTACCGCCAAAACAGGTGGGTTACTGCGCGAGCAACATTTAATATCGGATCGAGATAACTTTGATAAGCGTTTATTTCTTAAGCAATTAAGTATCACCCAACGCGAAAACACACTGCTAATTTCTCTGTTTGCTTATGAGAATTCCGCCGTGGGTTCGCTATTAGATGGTTGGATTAACTCGCCTCTACCGATTCACTGCCTGGTGCCCCACGGAAAGATACTTACCAGTATCAATCTACACACCGGAATCGAACTGGCACCGAACAAACCTTTTATCCAGGGCAACCTGCGCTTGGAAGTCATCCCTTTTCTAACGCAGCTTCAGTACGACCAATTGCTCTGGATCTGTGACATCAACTTTGTACGAGGGGAAGACTCGTTCGTACGGGCGCAATGGGCGGGTAAACCCTTTGTCTGGCATATATATCCTCAGGAAGAACAGGCACATCTGGTGAAACTGGATGCTTTTTTAGACAAGTTGTTGGCTGGGCAAAACCAGGAGTTCGCCAGTCAAATACGCGAAACCTGGCATCATTGGAATGAATCCAAGGCGATGCGCGATTACTGGCCGGAGCTGCTCGCCCATTTCTCCGAGTGGCAGCAGGCCTGCAAAGATTGGCATCAGCTGTTAACGCAGCAGCCAGATCTGGCAAGCCAGCTGCTAACTTTGGCTGATAAACCAGCGCTATAA
- the efp gene encoding elongation factor P, giving the protein MKIAQDCRAGNVVMIDGSPWVIQKAEYNKSGRNAAVVKMKLKNLLNGINTETVYRADDKFEDIQLDRKEVTYSYYADPMYVFMDPEFNQFEVTGEELGDLLPWIEDGMEDICDAVFYEGKVISVTPPNAITREVVYTEPAVRGDTSGKVMKTAKLKNGTELQVAAFVEIGQKIIIDARTGEYKSRA; this is encoded by the coding sequence ATGAAAATTGCACAAGACTGCCGCGCTGGCAACGTTGTTATGATCGACGGCTCACCTTGGGTTATTCAAAAAGCGGAATACAACAAATCTGGCCGTAACGCCGCTGTTGTAAAGATGAAGCTGAAAAACCTGCTCAACGGAATCAACACCGAAACCGTATACCGCGCTGACGACAAGTTTGAAGACATCCAATTGGATCGTAAAGAAGTAACCTACTCTTACTACGCTGATCCAATGTACGTATTCATGGACCCAGAGTTCAACCAATTCGAAGTTACCGGCGAAGAGCTGGGTGACCTGCTGCCATGGATCGAAGACGGCATGGAAGATATCTGTGATGCGGTATTCTACGAAGGCAAAGTAATTTCTGTTACTCCACCAAACGCTATTACTCGCGAAGTGGTTTACACCGAACCAGCAGTTCGTGGCGATACCTCAGGTAAAGTAATGAAGACTGCTAAACTCAAGAACGGCACTGAATTGCAAGTTGCTGCTTTCGTTGAGATCGGCCAAAAGATCATCATCGACGCTCGCACCGGCGAATACAAATCTCGCGCTTAA
- a CDS encoding nuclear transport factor 2 family protein, with protein sequence MSIKRLSISTLAPLTALALLLFPELTYAQEPVSANSNHTALLASNDPQLAANKKLVYDFWREVFEGGHLDLAPNYLTENYIQHNPNVATGRKAFVEFFAKFKKPKPIAAQIEGPLVSIIAERDLVILTFVKEHTDPKDPTIKYTTSWFDQFRIENGKIAEHWDPATRQ encoded by the coding sequence ATGTCAATAAAACGTTTATCAATTTCAACACTTGCGCCACTTACTGCGCTCGCTCTACTACTTTTCCCCGAGCTTACGTACGCGCAAGAACCTGTTTCTGCGAATAGCAACCATACAGCGCTATTAGCCAGTAACGATCCACAATTAGCGGCCAATAAAAAACTGGTTTATGATTTTTGGAGGGAGGTATTCGAGGGAGGCCATCTGGACTTAGCGCCCAATTACCTCACCGAAAACTATATTCAGCACAACCCTAACGTTGCAACCGGCCGCAAAGCCTTTGTCGAGTTTTTCGCTAAATTTAAAAAGCCAAAACCTATCGCGGCGCAAATTGAAGGTCCGCTAGTATCGATAATCGCAGAAAGAGACCTGGTGATACTGACGTTTGTTAAGGAGCATACAGATCCTAAAGATCCAACCATAAAATACACCACCAGCTGGTTTGATCAATTTCGCATTGAAAACGGCAAGATCGCCGAACACTGGGACCCAGCAACTCGTCAATAG
- a CDS encoding serine hydrolase, with product MRLLISLLFPLLIWPSISYAGTDPTPKTLDELKGAIEQIRKETNTPAVGIALVNKEGPLWVAGLGEADTEKHNPADENTLFRIGSASKMIIALAALQLIEEGKLSLDDRLAELAPEIKFNNPWENTNPIKIAHLLEHTSGWDNTHPRELTLEVNTNTSLLEILNFHPHSRHSRWAPGTYMAYNNTGPVVVAYLIEKISGQPFSDYVKNKIFTNLGMDSTSYFPQEIPPNSQVQLYMQGVPTEFMYDATWPAGALLSSPKDMANLLLFFVAEERNKLNISDASIKRMETPGTTKGAQQGMKTGYSLGNYTSSDVDLPILLHGHRGTVAGSLTELFYSREHGVGYAFMMNEMNTAYPQISKLLRIYLQQHLSATLLTTVKNTAEIATQINPISDIEGIYAPTAPSSAYSSFGEQLFGMIKIVNTGNQWLQQPFLGGAPRLLSPKSNQTFIDQATGQDAIAVISAPSDKTQLEVNGYTGNNAYQKVSAARAYGQWMIITLLVVCIIIYFLYIIISTAKKLLRVQQKTSLIALILPGLSILLFIAYYYLSGKIAYSLHEFGKPSTLSIGLLLTSIAWPVSLIYNGFFLFATKIYRDTKVLAINTAILIATQIALCTIMACYGLIAIPTWL from the coding sequence ATGCGCTTATTGATCTCACTATTATTCCCACTGCTAATTTGGCCATCCATCTCCTACGCAGGAACAGACCCAACACCAAAAACACTAGACGAATTAAAAGGCGCAATAGAACAAATCAGGAAAGAAACCAATACCCCTGCCGTCGGCATAGCACTGGTTAATAAAGAGGGTCCGCTCTGGGTAGCAGGCCTGGGTGAAGCCGATACCGAAAAACATAACCCTGCCGATGAAAACACATTGTTTCGCATAGGGTCTGCTTCCAAGATGATCATTGCATTAGCGGCCCTGCAATTAATAGAGGAAGGAAAGTTATCGCTTGATGACAGGCTTGCTGAGCTGGCACCAGAAATAAAATTCAATAACCCTTGGGAAAACACTAATCCTATAAAAATAGCGCACCTGCTGGAACACACTAGTGGCTGGGACAATACACACCCCAGGGAATTAACACTGGAGGTCAATACAAATACCTCCCTGCTCGAAATATTAAATTTCCACCCTCACTCACGTCATTCTCGCTGGGCACCAGGCACTTATATGGCTTACAACAATACTGGCCCAGTAGTAGTTGCCTATTTAATTGAAAAAATCAGTGGCCAACCATTTTCTGATTACGTTAAAAATAAAATTTTTACAAACCTTGGAATGGACTCAACCAGCTATTTCCCGCAAGAAATTCCACCAAACAGCCAAGTCCAACTTTATATGCAAGGAGTGCCAACAGAATTCATGTACGATGCAACCTGGCCTGCTGGTGCACTGCTTTCATCCCCCAAAGATATGGCTAACTTATTACTATTTTTTGTAGCTGAAGAAAGAAATAAACTTAATATCAGCGATGCATCGATAAAAAGGATGGAAACCCCTGGTACAACCAAGGGTGCACAACAGGGCATGAAAACAGGATATTCATTGGGGAATTACACTAGCAGTGATGTCGATCTGCCAATCTTACTGCATGGGCACAGAGGCACAGTTGCAGGCTCGCTCACCGAATTATTTTATTCGCGCGAACATGGAGTTGGATACGCATTTATGATGAATGAAATGAATACAGCCTACCCTCAAATATCCAAATTGCTTCGTATTTACCTGCAACAACATCTATCAGCCACCCTTCTCACAACCGTAAAAAATACTGCTGAAATTGCCACTCAAATAAACCCCATAAGCGACATTGAAGGTATCTACGCTCCAACAGCCCCTTCATCTGCATATTCCAGCTTTGGTGAACAACTATTTGGAATGATAAAAATAGTCAACACAGGCAACCAATGGCTACAACAACCTTTTTTAGGTGGCGCTCCACGCTTACTTTCCCCTAAATCCAACCAAACATTTATTGACCAGGCAACTGGCCAAGATGCGATAGCAGTGATTAGCGCTCCGAGCGATAAAACACAACTGGAGGTAAATGGATATACAGGAAACAATGCCTATCAGAAAGTATCAGCTGCCAGAGCCTACGGACAATGGATGATCATCACCCTGCTTGTTGTCTGCATTATTATTTACTTTCTGTACATAATAATAAGTACGGCAAAAAAGTTACTGCGAGTACAACAAAAGACGTCGTTAATCGCTCTTATTTTGCCAGGATTAAGTATTTTATTATTTATCGCTTATTATTACCTTTCAGGAAAAATAGCTTATAGTCTGCATGAATTCGGAAAACCAAGCACACTCTCAATTGGTCTTTTGCTAACATCAATCGCTTGGCCTGTGTCTCTTATCTACAACGGTTTTTTCCTATTCGCCACCAAAATTTATAGGGATACAAAAGTGTTAGCAATAAACACTGCAATACTGATCGCAACCCAAATAGCGCTGTGTACTATCATGGCATGCTATGGCCTAATAGCTATACCAACATGGCTTTGA
- a CDS encoding sensor histidine kinase gives MKKIEVFRFIPQQKEFWLYHCLGCLAVIAFNRFIAASDDRNNLAELTAQAVWFPLFTLSFLYYRYEYKKRATSFFPQWKVSIISIGFSLLFSVVVSFFMLVSAYQFITAEEISNTLETANESSAIKFFFKLLLNNSIFNFILLFAWTQSYNNIMANRKIRENEMLNLRLQNSLKDAQLSNLSNQLNPHFLFNALNNIRFTIYEDQHKADRMLTALADILRYSLESSQHPKVRLEQELEIVERYIDIIKIQMEERLGFSLDIPETVTHYLIPPMLLQLLIENAIKHGIDNLRTGGIVAVKAELHQQTLILHLTNSAPDDIDKPAHTMGIGLNNIKQRLFLLYGERASFQAMQQNSEFKVTISIPCEQET, from the coding sequence ATGAAAAAGATTGAAGTCTTTCGTTTTATTCCCCAACAGAAGGAGTTTTGGCTATATCACTGCCTGGGTTGCCTGGCAGTGATTGCATTCAATCGATTTATCGCCGCCTCCGATGACCGAAACAACCTTGCGGAGCTAACAGCACAAGCTGTATGGTTTCCATTATTTACATTGAGCTTTCTGTATTATCGCTATGAATACAAAAAAAGAGCCACTTCATTTTTCCCACAATGGAAAGTTAGCATTATATCCATAGGATTTAGCCTACTATTCTCTGTCGTTGTTAGCTTCTTTATGCTGGTAAGTGCCTATCAATTTATCACCGCAGAAGAAATAAGCAACACACTGGAAACCGCTAACGAAAGCTCTGCCATAAAATTCTTTTTTAAACTGCTGTTAAACAATAGTATTTTTAACTTTATTTTATTGTTTGCATGGACGCAATCCTATAACAACATAATGGCAAACCGTAAAATTCGCGAAAATGAAATGCTCAATTTAAGGCTACAAAACAGCTTGAAAGACGCCCAGCTATCCAACCTCTCCAATCAATTAAACCCGCATTTTTTATTCAATGCCCTGAATAATATTCGCTTCACAATTTATGAAGACCAACACAAAGCCGACCGAATGCTTACTGCGCTGGCCGACATACTGCGCTATTCCCTTGAATCAAGCCAACACCCTAAAGTGAGACTTGAGCAAGAACTGGAAATCGTTGAACGCTACATCGACATTATTAAGATTCAAATGGAAGAACGATTGGGCTTTAGTCTTGATATTCCAGAAACCGTAACACACTATTTGATTCCACCAATGCTGCTGCAATTGCTGATTGAGAACGCCATAAAGCATGGGATAGATAACCTTCGTACAGGCGGAATAGTCGCGGTAAAAGCAGAACTACATCAGCAAACGCTGATTCTTCACCTCACCAATAGCGCACCAGACGATATAGATAAGCCAGCACATACGATGGGCATAGGATTAAATAACATTAAGCAACGCCTGTTTTTACTCTACGGCGAACGCGCGAGCTTCCAGGCCATGCAACAAAATTCTGAATTTAAAGTTACTATTTCCATCCCCTGCGAGCAGGAAACCTAA
- a CDS encoding LytTR family DNA-binding domain-containing protein encodes MKALVVEDSRIAREGLVRMLKKYPALDIIGEADHSETALQLIEQSHPEVIFLDIHMPGESGFELLEKLDYSPRIIFTTAYSEYAIKSFDFHTIDYLLKPISHERLEQAITKLMSSEKAESEQKQLLEMNHKIFVKDGEHCHLVTLDSIRYFESCKNHVRILFNDKSAFIKKPLNQIEERLPRKFFFRANRQYIVNLHAIINIEEGVHDGYLVTMNDGKEIEISRRQASDLKELLSL; translated from the coding sequence ATGAAAGCGTTGGTAGTTGAAGATTCCCGTATCGCCCGAGAAGGGCTGGTACGCATGCTAAAAAAATATCCTGCTTTAGACATTATTGGTGAGGCAGATCATTCGGAAACAGCATTGCAACTCATTGAGCAATCGCATCCAGAGGTTATCTTTCTGGATATACACATGCCCGGAGAATCCGGTTTTGAGCTACTGGAAAAGCTGGATTACAGCCCACGCATTATTTTCACCACAGCCTACTCTGAATACGCGATTAAATCGTTTGATTTCCATACCATCGATTACCTGCTGAAACCAATCAGCCACGAGCGATTGGAACAGGCTATCACCAAACTAATGTCGAGCGAAAAAGCAGAATCCGAACAAAAACAGCTACTGGAGATGAATCACAAGATTTTTGTGAAAGATGGCGAGCACTGTCATTTAGTGACGCTGGACTCCATACGATATTTTGAAAGCTGCAAAAATCACGTACGGATACTTTTTAATGATAAATCAGCCTTCATCAAAAAGCCGCTCAATCAAATAGAAGAGCGGCTGCCGAGAAAGTTCTTCTTTCGGGCGAACCGCCAATACATAGTAAATTTACACGCAATTATAAATATCGAAGAAGGTGTTCATGATGGTTATCTGGTCACCATGAACGATGGAAAGGAAATTGAAATTTCTCGTCGCCAAGCGAGCGACCTTAAAGAGCTACTGAGTCTTTAG
- a CDS encoding sulfite oxidase heme-binding subunit YedZ has product MPVLWRRVLIFFLALLPLVFIVYKTLVNQLGADPAKTIVLFTGEWTIYFLFITLAVTPLRRLINFRKVHLRWLQVHRRMLGLFSLFYALLHVLAFLVFILGLDFTRFGKELVERPYILVTIPAVILLIALGVTSTQAMMRRLGKKWGKLHKSIYLIAILGWVHVFMQVRSSYFEAVLFGVILVLLFVPRLYWVSRK; this is encoded by the coding sequence ATGCCCGTCCTATGGCGCCGAGTCCTTATTTTTTTTCTTGCGTTGCTTCCATTGGTATTTATTGTCTATAAAACCCTGGTAAATCAACTGGGTGCTGATCCGGCAAAAACCATCGTGTTATTTACCGGTGAATGGACCATCTACTTTTTATTTATTACGTTGGCGGTGACGCCGTTGCGCCGCCTAATCAATTTCAGAAAAGTTCACTTGCGTTGGCTGCAAGTGCACAGGCGTATGTTAGGGTTGTTCAGTTTGTTTTATGCCTTACTGCACGTACTTGCATTTTTGGTGTTTATTTTAGGTCTGGATTTCACCCGCTTTGGTAAAGAGCTCGTTGAGCGCCCGTATATCCTTGTGACTATTCCGGCGGTAATTTTACTAATTGCGCTAGGTGTTACATCCACGCAGGCAATGATGCGTCGCTTGGGGAAAAAATGGGGTAAATTACATAAGTCCATTTATCTCATCGCAATATTAGGATGGGTGCATGTGTTTATGCAGGTGCGATCCAGTTATTTTGAGGCGGTGTTGTTTGGTGTAATTTTAGTGTTGTTATTTGTTCCCAGGCTGTATTGGGTATCGCGTAAATAA
- the msrP gene encoding protein-methionine-sulfoxide reductase catalytic subunit MsrP, producing the protein MLIKRPSDIASSEITPEAIYNARRDFMRGTMSAAALGVGMTAAPGLLAAPGQVADKDLPGPEWLKQQIATAKANEQKISENLTPYEHVTGYNNFYEYGYDKTDPAAKSHVLKPHPWSVQVAGAVAKPGNYSLEDLLKGITLEERIYRLRCVEAWSMVVPWVGFPLADLIKRFEPTGKAKYVSFTTLERPSEMPGQKSSFSTIDWPYREGLRMDEAMHPLTILAVGLYGKVLPNQNGAPLRLVVPWKYGFKYIKSIVKIEFTEKEPKTTWSMIAPEEYGFYANVNPEVSHPRWSQAEERRLPSGLLRPNIVPTQMFNGYGEQVANLYKGMDLRKFY; encoded by the coding sequence ATGTTAATCAAACGACCTTCCGATATTGCTTCATCCGAGATAACTCCAGAGGCCATTTACAATGCTCGTCGCGACTTTATGCGCGGCACCATGAGTGCAGCGGCCTTGGGTGTTGGTATGACAGCAGCGCCTGGGTTGCTAGCCGCACCCGGCCAAGTTGCAGATAAGGATTTGCCGGGGCCTGAATGGCTAAAGCAGCAAATTGCGACTGCCAAAGCCAATGAGCAAAAAATTTCTGAAAACCTGACTCCCTATGAGCATGTGACCGGTTACAACAATTTTTACGAGTATGGTTACGACAAGACTGACCCCGCTGCCAAATCCCATGTATTAAAACCCCATCCCTGGTCGGTACAAGTAGCGGGTGCGGTTGCCAAGCCCGGTAATTATTCGCTCGAAGACTTACTCAAAGGCATCACGCTAGAGGAGCGCATTTATCGCCTCCGTTGTGTGGAGGCTTGGTCCATGGTGGTGCCCTGGGTTGGCTTTCCGTTGGCGGATTTGATAAAGCGATTCGAACCCACCGGCAAAGCCAAGTACGTCTCTTTTACAACGCTCGAGCGTCCTTCGGAAATGCCGGGTCAAAAAAGTTCGTTCAGTACAATTGACTGGCCTTACCGTGAAGGATTACGCATGGACGAAGCTATGCATCCTCTGACGATTCTAGCGGTGGGCTTGTACGGAAAAGTACTGCCAAATCAAAATGGTGCCCCGCTGAGATTGGTTGTGCCTTGGAAATACGGATTTAAATACATTAAATCCATCGTAAAAATTGAATTTACTGAAAAAGAACCAAAAACCACCTGGAGCATGATCGCACCGGAGGAGTATGGGTTTTACGCCAATGTGAACCCCGAAGTCAGTCACCCGCGTTGGAGTCAGGCAGAAGAGCGGCGTTTGCCCAGTGGTTTATTGCGGCCCAATATCGTGCCCACACAAATGTTTAATGGTTATGGTGAGCAAGTTGCGAATCTTTATAAAGGGATGGATTTGCGTAAATTCTACTAA